One stretch of Actinacidiphila sp. DG2A-62 DNA includes these proteins:
- a CDS encoding vWA domain-containing protein, protein MSADIEKYRGNLRYAVDIVMCIDVTGSMNPVLDAVKDSSLRFHQRLDEMMAAKGKEISQLRLRVVAFRDFGDNPADAVEQTGFLRLPEQAPEFERFVRGLRATGGGDIPESGLEALALAVNSPWETGLDRRRHVIVMFTDAPAHPLGTVGASAQNYPKDIPRTMDELFEQWGYARSQRAVMEQSAKRLVLFAPETEPWQEAIGEEWDLTLHFPSKAGEGLEEFEMDEIIETIANSL, encoded by the coding sequence ATGAGCGCCGACATCGAGAAGTACCGCGGCAACCTGCGGTACGCCGTGGACATCGTGATGTGCATCGACGTCACCGGCAGCATGAACCCGGTTCTGGACGCGGTGAAGGACAGCTCGCTCCGCTTCCACCAGCGGCTCGACGAGATGATGGCCGCCAAGGGCAAGGAGATCAGCCAACTGCGGCTGCGTGTCGTGGCGTTCCGCGACTTCGGCGACAACCCGGCCGACGCGGTCGAGCAGACCGGCTTCCTGCGGCTGCCCGAACAGGCCCCGGAATTCGAGCGGTTCGTCCGGGGGCTGCGCGCCACCGGCGGCGGCGACATCCCCGAGTCGGGCCTCGAAGCGCTCGCCCTGGCCGTCAACTCCCCCTGGGAGACCGGCCTGGACCGGCGGCGCCACGTCATCGTGATGTTCACCGACGCACCCGCGCACCCGCTCGGCACGGTCGGCGCGTCCGCGCAGAACTACCCCAAGGACATCCCGCGGACGATGGACGAGCTGTTCGAGCAGTGGGGGTACGCGCGCAGCCAGCGGGCCGTCATGGAGCAGTCCGCCAAGCGGCTGGTGCTGTTCGCGCCGGAGACCGAGCCGTGGCAGGAGGCCATCGGCGAGGAGTGGGACCTCACGCTGCACTTCCCCTCCAAGGCCGGTGAGGGGCTGGAGGAGTTCGAGATGGACGAGATCATCGAGACGATCGCGAACAGCCTGTGA
- a CDS encoding serine/threonine-protein kinase: MRLGTRVSGRYRLKQGPLPGGTAEVWLAHDETLGRDVILKRLTPTPTPRFDRLKSEARVLARFTHPHVVTLHDTVHLGKGSRATTWLVMEYVPGGSLDDRPPLPPRLAAHLGAQIADGLVALHAAGIVHGDIKPGNVVVTQTPAPTGPTAPTPGAAATPSGPLTAKLADFGAAYRVDGKETITPNSAVSYTPDYASPEVVRGQPEPASDVFSLAATVYALAAGHPPRRGAGAAEPGRAEADADRDPDPRQAAETEAFLAARRAARGDVDLSADVGPLLEPLTAMLQRMPHRRPTAAEARELLREIAGDTSDLPPLPPQRRPATGAGAPARPNRRGHAAGSAVAAAPAAGTPADGARPYRAGRFRRPGRTPLIAAAAALVVLAAAVISWALTRSSGDDGGSAAPPATGASAHAAPRTAGPTGRTGPAGPTGTAAGADASAAGSVFGDHRTVDPCSLLAPAALRTYGSTRLDPAYGNFDRCDVIVGVAKEGPVDVEVELEAGPQREVEGTTSTTGSAPGAAGGGRSVRTVREQLDGDECDRELSVSGDGRDGAYVTVTAKPQGDNTPSGALLCRMADTAARSAAATLAAVPAKGTLPRRSPVPPADSLAHQDACTLLDAHALGVVPGVDADDPDIGFGNWRCSWRSTTSDTYVQVFFDRGEPPTADDGTATRLHGRTAFVAPPDEEGDHTALVMLPGRAFTAADGTDGAETVRVVVGGETRTDAELRSMAVELATAAAGALSPAGGAAGGAAG, encoded by the coding sequence GTGCGACTGGGCACCCGAGTCAGCGGACGCTACCGCCTCAAGCAAGGCCCCCTCCCCGGAGGCACCGCCGAAGTCTGGCTCGCCCACGACGAAACCCTCGGCCGCGACGTCATCCTCAAACGCCTCACCCCCACCCCCACCCCCCGCTTCGACCGCCTGAAATCCGAAGCCCGCGTCCTCGCCCGCTTCACCCACCCCCACGTCGTCACCCTCCATGACACCGTCCACCTCGGCAAAGGCTCCCGCGCCACCACCTGGCTGGTCATGGAGTACGTCCCCGGCGGCAGCCTCGACGACCGCCCGCCGCTCCCGCCGCGCCTCGCCGCCCACCTCGGCGCCCAGATCGCCGACGGCCTGGTCGCCCTGCACGCCGCCGGCATCGTCCACGGCGACATCAAACCGGGCAACGTCGTGGTCACGCAGACCCCGGCGCCGACCGGGCCGACCGCGCCGACCCCCGGCGCCGCCGCCACCCCTTCCGGGCCCCTCACCGCGAAGCTCGCCGACTTCGGCGCCGCGTACCGCGTCGACGGCAAGGAGACGATCACCCCGAACAGCGCGGTGAGTTACACCCCCGACTACGCCTCGCCCGAGGTGGTCAGGGGCCAACCCGAGCCCGCCTCGGACGTGTTCTCGCTGGCCGCGACGGTCTACGCCCTGGCCGCCGGCCACCCGCCCCGCCGCGGGGCCGGAGCGGCGGAGCCCGGCCGGGCCGAGGCGGACGCCGACCGCGACCCCGACCCCCGACAGGCCGCGGAGACCGAGGCGTTCCTCGCGGCCCGCCGGGCCGCCCGGGGCGACGTCGACCTGTCTGCGGACGTCGGACCGCTGCTCGAACCGCTCACCGCGATGCTCCAGCGCATGCCGCACCGGCGCCCGACCGCGGCCGAGGCGCGGGAGCTGCTGCGCGAGATCGCGGGGGACACCTCCGACCTGCCGCCGCTGCCCCCGCAGCGCCGCCCGGCGACCGGCGCCGGCGCCCCGGCCCGCCCGAACCGCCGTGGCCATGCGGCCGGTTCGGCCGTCGCTGCCGCCCCCGCGGCCGGGACGCCGGCGGACGGCGCGCGCCCGTACCGCGCCGGCCGGTTCCGCCGCCCCGGCCGGACGCCGCTGATCGCCGCCGCCGCGGCCCTCGTCGTCCTCGCCGCCGCGGTCATCTCCTGGGCGCTGACCAGGAGTTCGGGGGACGACGGCGGCAGCGCCGCGCCGCCCGCGACCGGCGCCTCGGCGCACGCCGCCCCGCGTACCGCCGGACCGACCGGCCGAACCGGACCGGCAGGACCGACCGGCACCGCTGCCGGCGCCGACGCCTCCGCCGCCGGCAGCGTCTTCGGCGACCACCGCACCGTCGACCCGTGCTCCCTGCTCGCGCCGGCGGCCCTGCGGACGTACGGCAGCACCCGACTCGACCCGGCCTACGGCAACTTCGACCGCTGCGACGTGATCGTCGGCGTGGCGAAGGAGGGACCGGTCGACGTCGAGGTGGAGTTGGAGGCCGGCCCGCAGCGCGAGGTCGAGGGGACGACGAGCACCACCGGGTCGGCGCCCGGCGCGGCCGGCGGCGGCCGCAGCGTGCGGACCGTGCGCGAGCAGTTGGACGGCGACGAGTGCGACCGCGAGCTGTCGGTCTCCGGCGACGGGCGGGACGGCGCGTACGTGACCGTCACGGCCAAGCCGCAGGGCGACAACACGCCGTCCGGCGCGCTGCTGTGCCGGATGGCCGACACCGCGGCGCGGTCCGCCGCGGCGACGCTCGCGGCGGTGCCGGCAAAGGGCACGCTGCCGCGCCGTTCGCCCGTGCCGCCGGCCGACTCGCTGGCCCACCAGGACGCGTGCACGCTGCTGGACGCGCACGCGCTGGGGGTGGTGCCCGGCGTGGACGCCGACGACCCGGACATCGGCTTCGGCAACTGGCGGTGCTCGTGGCGCAGCACGACCAGCGACACCTACGTGCAGGTGTTCTTCGACCGCGGGGAGCCGCCGACCGCGGACGACGGCACGGCGACGCGGCTGCACGGCCGTACGGCCTTCGTCGCGCCGCCGGACGAGGAGGGCGACCACACCGCGCTGGTGATGCTGCCGGGCCGTGCGTTCACCGCTGCGGACGGCACCGACGGCGCCGAGACGGTGCGCGTGGTGGTCGGCGGGGAGACCCGTACGGACGCCGAACTGCGGTCCATGGCCGTGGAGTTGGCGACCGCCGCGGCCGGCGCCCTGTCCCCGGCGGGCGGTGCGGCGGGCGGTGCGGCGGGCTGA
- a CDS encoding FHA domain-containing protein has product MNRPDSLARGTGPARPGTLHARSVAGGIQVPPQTGRTVRFGRGERPEVDLAVGEDDLRVSRAHGELTFRRRQWWLRNTGQQLVRLPHGRLMHVSSEPVPLAVGYTPVFVRGSGYREHLVELFVSGHEAPGPSPRRGADTLPPKVWPLDDDERLLLVVMGQRYLLYEDGPRPLTYRQTAEQLVELAPGVKWSERRIEYKLAGLRRRLHDAGFPYALLHEGDGGAPWDNNLLHNLLRGLVESTTLVPPDLELLE; this is encoded by the coding sequence GTGAACCGTCCCGACAGCCTGGCCCGCGGCACCGGACCCGCGCGGCCCGGAACGCTGCACGCGCGCAGCGTGGCAGGCGGCATCCAGGTGCCGCCGCAGACCGGCAGGACCGTGCGGTTCGGCCGCGGCGAGCGTCCCGAGGTCGACCTCGCGGTCGGCGAGGACGACCTGCGGGTGAGCCGGGCGCACGGCGAGTTGACCTTCCGCCGCCGGCAGTGGTGGCTGCGCAACACCGGTCAGCAGCTGGTGCGGCTGCCGCACGGCCGGCTGATGCACGTCAGCTCCGAGCCGGTGCCGCTCGCGGTCGGCTACACGCCGGTGTTCGTGCGCGGCTCCGGTTACCGCGAGCACCTGGTCGAGCTGTTCGTCAGCGGCCACGAGGCGCCGGGACCGTCGCCGCGGCGCGGCGCGGACACCCTGCCGCCCAAGGTGTGGCCGCTGGACGACGACGAACGGCTGCTGCTGGTCGTCATGGGCCAGCGGTACCTGCTGTACGAGGACGGGCCGCGCCCCCTGACGTACCGTCAGACCGCCGAGCAGCTCGTGGAGCTGGCGCCGGGGGTGAAGTGGAGCGAGCGGCGCATCGAGTACAAGCTGGCGGGGCTGCGGCGCCGTCTGCACGACGCCGGGTTCCCCTACGCGCTGCTGCACGAGGGCGACGGGGGCGCGCCGTGGGACAACAACCTCCTGCACAACCTGCTGCGCGGGCTGGTCGAGTCCACGACCCTGGTCCCGCCGGACCTCGAACTCCTCGAATGA
- a CDS encoding protein kinase domain-containing protein, whose protein sequence is MKAGDVVHGYRVVTDPTNAGGGKCVWAFAEKDGAQFFLKQFLEPKRPREGSGSAESRRIRLETCRRFEERHRAVMDRLPPDAPGAGNLVLATDFFHEGSTYYKVTERIDTAGLAEPHTLDAPAKAVLLRTLGASLRLLHAIGVVHGDLKPANVLVQRRGEAAFHTAKLIDFDDAYVAGDPPDRAEIAGDSLYGAPEWRRYVQGDETVQGSRLTTAADVFALGLMTHLWLTGELPGYDRDRFGSPADVVDAGVPLRLDPRLSDPAHALLRAMTAAAPERRPDAAGFLAAFRDPRSCALGEPRERPEPVEPAGPADEDDAKPRAGGDARPGEDARPGGDAGPDAAAPRASRLRVNLPGSRAASPPADRPTASRVRINLGGRASPRHDAAAPGSGPGPRPRSEELPEHEREETTP, encoded by the coding sequence GTGAAGGCGGGCGACGTCGTGCACGGCTACCGGGTGGTCACCGACCCCACCAACGCGGGCGGCGGCAAGTGCGTGTGGGCGTTCGCGGAGAAGGACGGCGCGCAGTTCTTCCTGAAGCAGTTCCTGGAGCCGAAGCGGCCGCGGGAGGGCTCGGGCAGCGCGGAGAGCCGGCGCATCCGGCTGGAGACGTGCCGGCGCTTCGAGGAGCGGCACCGCGCCGTCATGGACCGGCTGCCGCCCGACGCGCCGGGCGCCGGCAACCTCGTGCTGGCCACCGACTTCTTCCACGAGGGCAGCACCTACTACAAGGTCACCGAGCGGATCGACACCGCCGGCCTGGCCGAGCCGCACACCCTCGACGCGCCCGCGAAAGCGGTGCTGTTGCGGACGCTGGGCGCGAGCCTGCGGCTGCTGCACGCGATCGGCGTGGTGCACGGCGACCTCAAGCCGGCCAACGTGCTGGTCCAGCGCCGCGGCGAAGCCGCTTTCCACACCGCGAAGTTGATCGACTTCGACGACGCGTACGTGGCGGGCGACCCGCCGGACCGCGCCGAGATCGCCGGCGACTCCCTCTACGGCGCGCCGGAGTGGCGCCGCTACGTCCAGGGCGACGAGACCGTCCAGGGCTCTCGACTCACCACGGCCGCCGACGTGTTCGCGCTCGGGCTGATGACGCACCTGTGGCTCACCGGGGAGCTTCCCGGCTACGACCGCGACCGGTTCGGCTCGCCCGCGGACGTCGTCGACGCCGGGGTGCCGCTGCGGCTGGACCCGCGGCTGAGCGACCCGGCCCACGCGCTGCTGCGGGCGATGACCGCGGCCGCCCCGGAGCGCCGGCCGGATGCCGCGGGCTTCCTCGCGGCGTTCAGGGACCCGCGGTCGTGCGCGCTGGGCGAGCCGCGCGAGCGCCCCGAGCCGGTGGAACCGGCCGGTCCGGCCGACGAAGACGACGCGAAGCCCCGGGCCGGCGGGGACGCCCGGCCCGGCGAGGACGCCCGGCCCGGCGGAGACGCGGGCCCGGACGCGGCGGCGCCGCGGGCCAGCCGGCTGCGGGTCAACCTGCCGGGGTCGCGCGCCGCTTCGCCGCCCGCCGACCGGCCGACGGCCTCCCGGGTGCGGATCAACCTCGGCGGCCGGGCGAGCCCGCGGCACGACGCCGCCGCCCCCGGTTCCGGGCCCGGCCCGCGGCCCCGTTCCGAAGAACTGCCCGAGCACGAACGCGAGGAGACGACGCCATGA
- a CDS encoding TIGR03767 family metallophosphoesterase — MRPYSRRLFLTGASATAATAALGLLDGPYASAAARDRAVAASAARAVSTAGTTLEQVAAATGDGPYRRLTAGPGWPLVVRTDLAAAGPGRDDRRTGVASFAQFTDLHLADTESPVRFEYLARSIDSAHRPQEALTVRGASSLVERINALSGGPYTGLPLSLVMATGDNTDNHELVELDWYLTVMSGGAVTPATGDLTRYEGVQNSGGAGYWNPESSFQDTYKQAGFPQVPGFLTAAGRPFTAPGLRVPWYTTVGNHDDSIEGTLPDLGLLGSLYTGDGKIEGVDDATAAKLADAIRHDPASAVLLLLRLLDGGGPVRKVTPDARRAPFTPQQFARAHLDPAYTGPGPVGHGFTPAAASSGKLYYTFPIAPGVLGVSLDTTNRAGWADGSIGGAQLAWLESVLQTYSTHWYDSDGHVVRRGSQDQLVVLFSHHTSGTMGNTLPDPYNLLDGRHSGDELVALVQRYPNVVAWVNGHTHANQIVAHGHAVPERAFWEITTASHVDFPQHARLIEIADNGDGTLSLFTTLVESAARYGTDVGDTSDAGLAALYRELSFNDPYATPAAKLGAAGDHNTELLLVRPFA, encoded by the coding sequence ATGCGCCCCTACAGCCGACGTCTGTTCCTCACCGGAGCGTCCGCGACCGCGGCGACCGCCGCGCTCGGCCTGCTGGACGGCCCCTACGCCTCGGCCGCCGCCCGGGACCGCGCGGTCGCCGCGAGCGCCGCGCGGGCGGTCAGCACCGCCGGGACCACGCTGGAGCAGGTCGCCGCCGCGACCGGCGACGGCCCGTACCGCCGGCTGACCGCCGGCCCGGGCTGGCCGCTGGTGGTGCGGACCGACCTGGCCGCCGCGGGCCCGGGCCGCGACGACCGCCGCACCGGCGTGGCCTCCTTCGCCCAGTTCACCGACCTGCACCTGGCGGACACCGAGTCGCCGGTGCGGTTCGAGTACCTCGCCCGGTCCATCGACTCCGCGCACCGCCCGCAGGAGGCGCTGACCGTGCGCGGCGCCTCCTCGCTCGTGGAACGGATCAACGCGCTGTCCGGCGGCCCGTACACCGGGCTCCCGCTGTCGCTGGTGATGGCCACGGGCGACAACACCGACAACCACGAACTGGTCGAGCTGGACTGGTACCTGACGGTGATGAGCGGCGGCGCGGTGACCCCGGCCACCGGCGACCTGACGCGCTACGAGGGCGTGCAGAACTCCGGCGGCGCGGGCTACTGGAACCCCGAGTCGTCCTTCCAGGACACGTACAAGCAGGCCGGCTTCCCGCAGGTGCCGGGGTTCCTGACCGCCGCGGGCCGCCCGTTCACCGCGCCGGGGCTGCGGGTGCCGTGGTACACCACGGTCGGCAACCACGACGACAGCATCGAGGGCACGCTGCCCGACCTCGGGCTGCTGGGCTCCCTCTACACCGGCGACGGCAAGATCGAGGGCGTCGACGACGCGACCGCCGCCAAGCTCGCCGACGCGATCCGGCACGACCCCGCCTCCGCGGTGCTGCTCCTGCTCCGACTCCTCGACGGCGGCGGCCCGGTGCGCAAGGTCACGCCGGACGCGCGGCGCGCGCCCTTCACCCCCCAGCAGTTCGCGCGGGCGCACCTCGACCCCGCGTACACCGGCCCGGGCCCGGTCGGCCACGGCTTCACCCCGGCCGCGGCCTCCAGCGGCAAGCTGTACTACACCTTCCCGATCGCGCCCGGCGTCCTCGGCGTCAGCCTCGACACCACCAACAGGGCGGGCTGGGCGGACGGTTCGATCGGCGGGGCGCAGCTGGCGTGGCTGGAGTCGGTGCTGCAGACGTACAGCACGCACTGGTACGACAGCGACGGCCACGTCGTCCGGCGCGGCTCCCAGGACCAGTTGGTGGTGCTCTTCAGCCACCACACCAGCGGCACGATGGGCAACACGCTGCCGGACCCGTACAACCTCCTGGACGGCCGGCACAGCGGTGACGAACTGGTCGCGCTCGTCCAGCGCTACCCCAACGTGGTCGCCTGGGTGAACGGACACACCCACGCCAACCAGATCGTCGCGCACGGCCACGCCGTGCCCGAGCGGGCGTTCTGGGAGATCACCACCGCCTCGCACGTGGACTTCCCGCAGCACGCGCGGCTGATCGAGATCGCCGACAACGGGGACGGCACGCTGTCGCTGTTCACCACGCTGGTGGAGTCCGCGGCCCGCTACGGCACCGACGTCGGCGACACCTCGGACGCCGGACTGGCCGCGCTCTACCGCGAGTTGTCGTTCAACGACCCCTACGCCACCCCGGCGGCCAAGCTCGGCGCGGCCGGCGACCACAACACCGAGCTGCTGCTGGTCCGCCCGTTCGCCTGA